The sequence TTCCGAAGCCGCCTGACGCAGGGATCCATGCTGCTCGATCTTGTCGAGCAACATGGCCCGCCCGATACCCAAAAAAATCTGCTCGTCGCGCTCGAACCAAACGTGCAGGCGCAGGATCAGGGCCCCCGGATTCGTGGATTCGCTCATGAATGCCTCCTCGGCGGATTGACCGACATGATAAAAAAACATCATGATGCTAAAAAAAACATCGTGACAAAACAAGCATTGTCCCGTGGGCGCGAACAAGCTACGACACCCCGGTCACGCCACCATGAATCTTCACCGGAGGACCATCATGCTCCCAGCCGAAAAAGCCCAGGATCTCCTTGCAAAACGGACCGCGGCCTGTCGTGCCAAGGGCGTCCTGCCATCCGACCTCCTTGATCTCGTCAGCAACGTCCACGCCCTGCAGCTCGCCGCGCGGGAACAGGCCCAAATCAACCTTCCCGAGATTCCCTCCGACCCGCTGCGTCACGTCCAGGGCGCGCCCTTGATCGAGCGGTCCGCGTTTCCCCATGACCGAGCCCAGGCCCTGGAACTTTTTTCCAAATTGGTGGACACGGTGTCGGCGATCAACCAGCCCCTGGCCGGCGCCTGCGAGGTCCTTTCCGCGGCGGTGGCGGACAAAAACCTTGATCTGGATCAGGCCATGCAGGCCCACCTGCGCGGAGACGAAAACTTTTTCACGACCTGGGCCGGTCGCACCCCGATGACGCCCCGCATGCTGCCCATGCTCATCCAAGCCGCCATGACCCCGTCCATCGAACGGGCCGCCGAGCTGCTGTCCGCCTCCCTCGACCCATCCACGACCTGGCCCCATGGCCACTGTCCGGTCTGTGGCGGCCTGCCGATCATGTCCGACCTGCGGGAAAAGGAAGGGTTCCGGTTCAACATCTGCGGATTTTGTCACGCCGAGTACCGTGCCATCCGCATGCAATGCCCGTACTGTCTGGAAACAGACCCGGCCAAGCTGGAATTCTACGATGCCAAGGAAGAACCGGGATTTCGGATCAACGCCTGCAAAAGCTGCAACATGTACATCAAGGTCACGGACTTCCGGGCCATGGACCGCAGAAGCCTGCCCCTGATCGACGATCTGGAATCCCTGAGTCTGGATATTCTGGCCCGGAAAAAGAACCTCAAACGCCCCACCCTTTCGGCCTGGGGATTTTAGGTTCGGCCATGATCGGCGTGGTGTTGGCGGGAGGCAAATCCTCCCGGCTGGGTCAAGACAAAACCGCTGTCACGTACCAGGGGGAAACGCTGCTGGAACGCTCGGCCCGGCTGCTTGGCGCGTGCTGCGATCGGGTTTTTGTGTCCTGCCGCGATCCGCGCATTGTTCCGCCGGGTCTGGCCGTGATCGAGGACGAAACCGAACGTGTCGGCCCCCTGGGCGGAATCACCACGGTCCTGCGCCGCCTGGATGGGCCGATCTGCGTTCTGGCATGTGATCTGCCCTTCATGGAGCGCAGATTTCTGGACGCCCTGCTCGCGGCTCGCGAAACACGGCCCGTGGAATGTGTCATGACCGCTTGGCAACAGCGGGAAACCGGATTCATCGAAAGCCTGGTGGCCATCTACGAACCGGCCGCCCTCCCCTTGCTCGAAGAAGGAATCGCGGCCGGCCATTTCAAACTCAGCCGCCTCGTTCCACCACGGCTCCGCCACACCCTCGTCTACGGACCCGAGGACAGCCGTTTTTTCTTCAATGTCAATTACCCCCGGGATCTGGGACAACTGCGGCCAGACCTCACTTCCGCCTGACAAACAGCAGCTTGCCCACCCCGGGCACGTCCACGCGCAGCGCGTCCCCCTCGCGCAGTCCTTCCACCACCGCTCCCTCGCGGGCATGAATGGTCAGCACGTCCGAGCGCAGGGTCCACAAAAACGGCATATGCTCGCCACCAATCTCCAGACGGCCGTTGCCGTCGGCCTCGATGCTCATGCGGGCATCGACCGGGCCGCTCGGGCCCTGATGCGAGGCCGCGTACTCCCCGCTGATATCGACACCACCGCCACAGGCGAACAGAAACAGCGCCACGAGGCACGTCGCGATCCGTTTCACAGGCCAAGCTCCTTCGGTTCAAGGCTGAACAGCCGATCCAGATGGATCAGTCTGTCATAAAGATACACATGGACGCCCATGCCCAGCCAGGCCACGTCCCGCGACACCGTCCACCAGGACACGGGGTCGCCGATGCTCTGAAAACATCCGCAGCCGATGGGCGTGGCCTGGACCAGGGCCGTGACGATGGCCACGATGAACATGACCAGCATGCCACAGATCAGCACGCACGCCGCCCGGACCCGGACTCCGGCCAGAAGAAAGAGCCCGCTGACCAGCTCCAGCCAGGGCATGAACACGGCCAGGGGGTTGACCAGCCAATGGGGAGCCAGCAGGTACGCGGCGATATTGTCCGCGAATTCCGCTGGGAACATGATCTTGTACAGGCTGGCGTAAATAAAAATCCAGGCCAGATAAAGGCGCAGGATCAGGGACAACGCAGGATGGGTCGCCAAGCGGATCAGAATCGTGGTCATGGCTCGTCCGTGGTTTTCGTGAGCGGCATATCTCCCTCCACGATCAGCACCCGCTCGTGATCCCGGCTCAAAAATTTCCGGGCCACGATACTGTCGTAATGCCGGCTGCGGCTGCGACCATAGATGACAATGGGCCGCTCCGGGTCCTCGGCCGCCATTTGCATCATGTACACCAGATCGAACAGCTGGGCCGGGATGTTGACCGCGCCCTGGGCGTGACCGACTTCATAAAACTCCCGGGGCCGGGCATCGATCAGGATGGCGCCATCCTGGTCCACCAAGACCCGCGCCGCGTCCACGCCAATGGTTGGGATGTTCGGACCCGCCGGTTCGATGAGCGGAATCCCCCAGGGACTTTGGTGATTGAAAATAAAACCCATGCCAAGACTCAGCCCGATGATCAGCGCGAAATCCACCCAGCGCATCCGAAGCAACTGCTCGCTGCGGCGATGCACAATGCCGGCGATGCGCCGTCCGGCCGCCTCGAGCACGTTGATATGGTCCTTGGCGCGGGTCAGTTCGTTGATGGTGCGCCGCAGCTCCTCGTTTTGCGCCACCAAATCGGCGTTCAGGGTCCGAATGGTGGCAAAGGAGTCGGCATTCTTGAGCAGAAGCACGGCCTGGGACAAGAATGTCAGCAACATGTCGTCCTCGCCCGGTATGTCCGGACCAAGACCAGCCCCGAGCAACACCACGCCATAAAGCTGCTCGCGCAACATGAACAAAAAGGCGCGCCGCGGAACAAAGCCAATGGGCAGTTCGGACACGGCGGCCAGGGTTTCCACGGGCTCCACCTGGAGAGGCTGGAAATGCTTGTTCCGGGCCCCTGCCAGGCACAGAAAAAAAAGCCGGTCCACTTCGCCGGGCGAAAGCGTCCAGGATGTCTCGACGCCCTTGACGCTTTTGGTGACGGCGCCGCTGTCGCGATCATGAATCAGAATCAGTCCCTGCGACCTGGAAAAATGACCCAGCACGGTCAAAAGCAAATTCTCGGCCACGTCGGCCAGGTCGGTCCGCGTGATTTCCTGGGAGAGTTCGCGCAGGGCGCTGAGATGAAAAACCTGCCGGTCCAGGGTATCGTTGCGTTTTCGCAGCTCGACATTGAGCAGCTCGATTTGGGTCGAAAACAAGGCGAATCGGAGGCTGGTCTGAAACAGAAGCGCCAACCCGGTCAGCAGCTGGCGTTCCTCGTCGTCGTAGGGAACGCCGCGCATCCCGCCTTCCAGGCCAAGCAGACCGTGCCAGTGGTCGCCCAAGGGACAAACCAGCAACAGCTCGCATCGCGAAAAATGCGGACAGGTTGGCAGGCAGGGCACAAAGAAGGGAATCTTCCGCCCCTCCGCCATTTCCCGGACGGACAGGGTCAGATCCTCGACCGAGGCCAACGCGGCATGCTCCGATCTGGGGCTGGTCACCAGATGAAAATCCTCGGGCCGCGAGCCGAGAATGGCCGCGAAGCCGCCGCGCGCGCCAACGCCGCCCTGGGCCGAAAGCAGGAAGGATTCGAGAATTTTGTGCGGATGACGCAGGCCGCTGAGATCGGCCGCGGTGTCGGCCAGGATCTGGAAATGATACCTGGCGCGTTCCATGTCCGCCGCGCAGGACACGGGCTGGGCGGGATCGGGGCTCAATCCAAAAACCCCTTGATTTGCTGATACAGGTCGTTGACGTCGTCGACGACACCCAGGTGGGAATACAAAATGGTTCCGTCCGGACGACACACCAGGGTATACGGAGTCAGGGGATCCCCCAGCGCCTTGTGGGCGGCGAAATCCGGATCACTGATCACCGGAAACAGATACTGGCCCGTGCCCACCAGTTTCTTCACTTCCTCTTCCGTGGCGCCGGCGGCCAGGGCGAACATCGCCACCCGTCCCTTGAGCTTGCCCTTGTTCAGACGGCCATGCAGCGTTTTGAACCCCGGAGCCTGCTTCACGCAAAACGGGCAATAAATACCCACAACTTCCAAAAAAATCAGATCGGCCTTGAGATCAGCCAGGGAAAAAGTCTTTTTCCCCTGGACGCCAAGCTCGGCTTGCGCCGCTTCATCGGCGGGCACGGGCAGATGCAAATCCAAAATCCGGTCCCCGACCGTCACGGGGCCGCCCAGGGCCGGGCTTGCCATGGCCACCAGCACAACAAAAACCAGCAATCTGAACACTGTCATGACGCCTCCTTGGCCAAAGTCGGTTGTCAGGCGCAGGCCTGATCCAGGGTGTCGTGGATGCGGACCATGCGCGACAGGCCCACGATCCCGAAAATCTTGCGAAAATTTTCGGACAGCCCGGCCATGACCATCTCCACCCCGGTTTTTTCGTTTTCCAAAACAAGCTGGGTCAGGATGGCGATGCCCGCGCCGTTGACCGAGGTGTTGGGATCGAAGTCCAAGACGATCCGCGACAGATTGGCGTCCACGGCCTTGCCGCAGGCCTCGCGCAGATAGGGTTCGCTGTGCGAGCCGACAACGCCCTGGATATGGATGACCAGGACGGAACCCCGTTGACTGGTGCTGACCTCGTTTTGTCGGGTCCGGGCCAGCTTGAGGCGTTCCTGGGCCCGGGACAGACCCTGTTCCAGGCTTTGCCGCTGGATGGGCTTGTTGATGAAATCCGCCGCGTCCAGATTCAGGGCTTGGATGGCCAAATCCATGTCCCCGTGGCCGGTGATCACGATAACCTCGGTTCCCGGAGCCCGTTTTTTGATCTCCTGCAGGACCTGGATTCCGTCCATGCCCGGCATCTTGATGTCCGTCAGCACGATGTCCGGTTTTTCCCTGTCGAACACTTCAAGCCCCTCTTCTCCCGATTCCGCCGTGAGAATCTCGAATCCGTACACGTCCAGGAACAGCCTGAACATTTTCAGGGTAGCCTTCTCATCGTCGATGACGAGTATTTTTTCGTGCGTCATGCCTGCATCCTGGTTGGGGTGAAAGAGGGAATTTCCATGTCGGCGGTGGGGAAACTCAGAATAAATGTTGTTCCCTCGCCCGGCTTGCTGTCAATAGTGATGGTTCCACCATAGTCTCGCACAATGCCATAGGTTATGGCCAGCCCCAGACCCATGCCCTTGCCGGTTTGCTTGGTGGTGAAAAACGGCTCGAAAATCTTGTTGCGCACCCCGTCCGGAATACCCGGCCCGTTGTCCGTGAACGACGCGTTGACCCGGCCGTCCTGGACATAGGTCCTGACCAGGATGTCGCCCCAGATACCCGGCTCGGACTCCATCTTTTCCTGGATGGCGTCGCGGGCATTGTTGAGCAGATTGAAAAAAACCTGCTGCAGGCGGTTGTTGTGTCCCTTGATGGGCGGCAGGTCCGAACCCAGTTCCAAGCGGATGTTGATGCGCTGGATGGAGAACTGCCGGCCGATGATGGACAGCACGCCGCGAATGGGCTCGTTCATGTCCACCATTTCCATGACCAGGCCGGATTTTTTGCCAAAGGCCCGCAGGTTGTTGATGATGTCCGTGGCCCGGTCCACTTGCTGGCTGATTTCCGTGGCCATGTCGCGGATCTGGGCCTCGGTGACCTCCATGTTCTGCTCGATGAGCAGATTCAGGTATTCGCTGCCCATCTTGATGGCGTTCAAGGGCTGGTTGATCTCGTGGGCGATGCCGGCGCTCATCTCGCCCAGGGTCTTCATCTTGGCGGCCTGGACCAGCTGCGCGTCTTTTTCCATCATTTCGGTGATGTCGGTCACGGCCACGATGATGGCGTGGGCGCCGCTGTAGCTGATGGGACAGGCGTGCATATTGACGTAAAACGGGCGCTCGCCCTTCTTGTAATGCAGGATTTTCGGATAATAGACGCAACCGCTGGTGGTCCCCGCGTCGTCCAGGGAGGCCAGACATTCCCGGACCTGGTCGTGCCCGAGCTTTAAAAAGGACATGCCCAGCAGCTCGCCCGAGCCGTATTCGTAGAGCTCCTCGGCGCGGGGGTTGGCGTCCAGGATCAAATCCGTGTTGCAATCGACGACAAAAATCGGATCGGGACCGGAATCGAACAGGGAGCGGTACTTCATCTCCGATTCCTGCAACCGCTTGCGGTAAAGCCGGATGGACCAGACCATGCTCATGAAGGAGTCGGCCAGTTGGATGACCTCGTCGCCCTGTCGCTTGCGGTAGAACATGCAGGTCGCGCAGATCTGGCCGGTCTTGCCGTCGGCGGTCCGGGATTTGCAGCCCTGCTCGTCGAAATGCCAGCACGGCATGTTCGTGTCCTTGTAGGCCGGACAGTTGGTCACGGCCCAGTCCAGGCCCTCGCCGAGGTCGATGTTGAAGTCGAAATTGCCCTTGCTCAATTCATCGGAAATGTGCGTCAAACGCGTGATGGGCCGGGTGATGTAACGCGAGATGCGGTGGCTGACATAAAAAATGATGACGATCACGGCCGAGATGAAGCCCAGGAACATGAACCGCAGCTTGGACACGAGGTTATCGATGTGTTCCTTGCTCAGGCCGACGTGCACCGTGCCGATGCGGTACAGGCCTTCGTTCATGGACACGGCGATGTCGTAGGAGGTCTGGTCGCCGTGTTCCACCAGGCGCACGCTGTGCATGGCGGTTTCGGGCACGGGGTTGGCCATGCTCAGCGGCTTGGGAAAGGGCACGGTGAAGGTGTGGGCCAGCATCTGGTTGCCGCGATCAAGGACGAAAATGTAGTTGATCATGTGCTGGCGCTCCATCAGGCGCGCCTCCTCGAAAATGAGGCTGAGCAGCTCCGGATAATTCTTGTCCAGCACAAACCCGCCACCGCGCTCGGCGATGGAATGGGCCACGGCCACGCCGCGCAGCTCCAACTCCTTGGTCAGGCCGGAAATAAGAATCCAGCGGGCCAGCAGCGCGATGGTCACGCTGATGATCAGAATGACCGCCAGGATGGAGACGAAAATCTTGTTCTTGAGCGAAATACGGGCATAGGGCTTCATCTTCATCGCGCGACCTCCCCGGTTTGAGTCCCCAGGTCACCGGCCGACAGATCACCCCAATTCTCGAGCAGCAAAAAACGGCCATCGTGCAGCCGCGTGAAATAGACCTTGTCCATGCCCTGATGGTCCGTGGGGCCGAAACTCAGGCGCACGTCGCTGCCCAGGGAAAAATCGGTCATGGACTCGATGGCCCGCAAAAACGAGGCCCGGGTCAGATCGCGGCCGGCCCGGCGCAGCCCCTCCACCAGGACCTTGGCGTTGATATAGCCCTCGAAGCCGACAAAATTGGGGTCCTCGCCCGGATAATACTTGTCCAGCAGCCGCGTGAATTCCTGGGCGCTCTCGGCCACGGTGCCGTCGCGACGAAGCGGCGGCGGCACCACCTGGGACATGATGACGTTGATGTCCGAGGTATCGGTCTGGAGCAGATTACGGGACAACTCCTTGGCGCCGACAAAGGACACCATGTAAAAAATCGGGGAATAGCCGGTTTCCAGGGATTCGCGGATGAAATTGGCGCACGGATCGGAGGTGCCGATCATGAACACGGCCTCGGCCTGGGAATTGCGGATTCGTTCCAGGCCTTCCCGGATGTCATGGGCGCCGCGCGCGAAACTGCCCCTGGCCACGGGCTCCAGGCCAAAACGCTTCAAGGCCAGCTCCGTGCCGGTCAGCCCGTCGAAACCAAAGGTATCATACTGATAAAAAACAGCGATGCGCCGCAGCCCCAAGTCCTTGACCATGTGCTCCACGGCCGCGTCGGTCTCCTGGTAGTACGAAGCCCGGACATTGATCAGATAGGGCGTGAACGGTTCGCGCAGGGCGTTGGCCCCGGTGAACATGCCCAGCAGCGGAATCCCGGCCTCTTCCACCAGGGGCAGGATTTTGACCGTGGTCGGCGTGCCCACGTAGCAAAACAGGCCGAAAACCTGGTCGTCGATCAAAAACTTCTGGGTGTTGTCCAGACACTTGGGCGGGTCGTAGGAGTCGTCGCGGGTGATGAGCCGGACCGTGCGGCCATGGACGCCGCCCTGCTCGTTGACGTGCATGAGATAACTCATGGCGCCGCGCAACGTCTCCTGCCCTAGATAGCCGGCATGTCCCTGGAGGGCCAGGGACGAACCAAAAACCACTTCCTTCTCGGTCACGCCCAGCCCGACCGAGGACAGGGGAATCTGAACCTCGCTCTCCTCGCAGCCGAAGGCAAGGAGCATGCAAACCAGCAGCAGCCATGAAATGTCTTTTCGTCCCAGCACACGTACCTCTCTTTGGAAATCCGTGGTTGAATGATATTCCCGAACGCAATGCCTTGTGCCAAAATATGAAAACCCAATTCACGGCAAGTGTCTGATTATGTCTTTTATGACATAGTGCAGCCCTGGTAAATTATGGATAAACCACATCTCCAGAGAAAAGCATATTTGACTTAATACTCATACTTTTACACCTGGATTTTTTGAAATGAATTTTCAAGAATTTGAAAAAATTGTAAAAAATGAAAATTCTGCAAAAAAATATCTGTTGCAATTTTGCTGGAAAAACCATCAGCGATTTTGCCCCAAATGCCGCGCCCGCAAACTCTACGCATTGCGCCAGGGGCGCAAACGCTGTTCCCGCTGCGGCTACACCTTCCACGATTTCAGCCAACGCTTCGTCAACAACGGCAACCTGACCTGCCAGCAATGGCTGCGGCTGATCAAGCTGTTTGAACTGGAAGCGCCCACCGGACGCGTGGCCGAACAGCTGAACGTGTCCTACAACACGGCCTACAAATCCGTGACCACCCTGCGCATGGCCATCATGGCCCATTCCCTGGACGCAAGGCTCATCTTCCGATCCATCGAGGGCCTGGACTTCGGAAAGTCGGGAAAATTCCATCTGGACATGAGCTCCAAAAGCAGCACGCGCATGCCTGTCTTCGGAATCGTCGAACGCGGCCCGCACGTTTTTGTCGATCTGATCCCCGAACTGGACGGCGACAGCATCGTCCATTTCAAAATGAATTTCCATCTGAAAACAGCCAGCCTGGGAAAAATCATATATACCGATAAATTCAAGCAGTACGCGGCCCTTTTGACCGGCGGCAGCCACCTTTCTTCCGTCTACAACATCCGCCATGCCGACAAGGGCCTGTGCATCGACTCGACCAAGGGATTCTGGTCCTTTTCCAAGGACTGGTTCCGACGCCTGAAGGGCATTTCCCCCCGCAACTTTCCACTCTACATCAAGGAGCTGGAATTCCGATACAATCATAAAAACGAAGATATCTTCCCCATTCTGGCGGAATTCCTGTGCGCCTGGGTGCCGGACTTTGAGGAATAAGGATTCCCTTGCCATGAAGGGCAATTCCGACAACACGATGGCATCATGAAGATCTCGCGATACACATCACCCAAACCCACCAGCCCCGCGCGCCAGGCGTCCATCCAGGACGATCGGGCACTGCCCTTTGGCGGGCTGGGATTTGATCTGAGCGCGGTGCTGTCCCGGCCGATCACGCCAATCCGCCGCGAAGCGCCCCGTCTTCCCACCGTTCCCGGCCAAGGCATCGACATGCCGGTACCGGCGGGAAGACTGCTCCTCGTCCGGCTCAACCGGGAAATTCGCGGAAGCTAACACACCAGAACCACTGTCAGGAGGGACGACATGAAACTGGGTAGAAGAGAATTCGTCAAACTCACGGCCGCCGCC is a genomic window of Deltaproteobacteria bacterium containing:
- a CDS encoding response regulator, which encodes MTHEKILVIDDEKATLKMFRLFLDVYGFEILTAESGEEGLEVFDREKPDIVLTDIKMPGMDGIQVLQEIKKRAPGTEVIVITGHGDMDLAIQALNLDAADFINKPIQRQSLEQGLSRAQERLKLARTRQNEVSTSQRGSVLVIHIQGVVGSHSEPYLREACGKAVDANLSRIVLDFDPNTSVNGAGIAILTQLVLENEKTGVEMVMAGLSENFRKIFGIVGLSRMVRIHDTLDQACA
- a CDS encoding rhodanese-like domain-containing protein — encoded protein: MSPDPAQPVSCAADMERARYHFQILADTAADLSGLRHPHKILESFLLSAQGGVGARGGFAAILGSRPEDFHLVTSPRSEHAALASVEDLTLSVREMAEGRKIPFFVPCLPTCPHFSRCELLLVCPLGDHWHGLLGLEGGMRGVPYDDEERQLLTGLALLFQTSLRFALFSTQIELLNVELRKRNDTLDRQVFHLSALRELSQEITRTDLADVAENLLLTVLGHFSRSQGLILIHDRDSGAVTKSVKGVETSWTLSPGEVDRLFFLCLAGARNKHFQPLQVEPVETLAAVSELPIGFVPRRAFLFMLREQLYGVVLLGAGLGPDIPGEDDMLLTFLSQAVLLLKNADSFATIRTLNADLVAQNEELRRTINELTRAKDHINVLEAAGRRIAGIVHRRSEQLLRMRWVDFALIIGLSLGMGFIFNHQSPWGIPLIEPAGPNIPTIGVDAARVLVDQDGAILIDARPREFYEVGHAQGAVNIPAQLFDLVYMMQMAAEDPERPIVIYGRSRSRHYDSIVARKFLSRDHERVLIVEGDMPLTKTTDEP
- a CDS encoding DoxX family membrane protein; translation: MTTILIRLATHPALSLILRLYLAWIFIYASLYKIMFPAEFADNIAAYLLAPHWLVNPLAVFMPWLELVSGLFLLAGVRVRAACVLICGMLVMFIVAIVTALVQATPIGCGCFQSIGDPVSWWTVSRDVAWLGMGVHVYLYDRLIHLDRLFSLEPKELGL
- a CDS encoding PAS domain S-box protein, with protein sequence MKPYARISLKNKIFVSILAVILIISVTIALLARWILISGLTKELELRGVAVAHSIAERGGGFVLDKNYPELLSLIFEEARLMERQHMINYIFVLDRGNQMLAHTFTVPFPKPLSMANPVPETAMHSVRLVEHGDQTSYDIAVSMNEGLYRIGTVHVGLSKEHIDNLVSKLRFMFLGFISAVIVIIFYVSHRISRYITRPITRLTHISDELSKGNFDFNIDLGEGLDWAVTNCPAYKDTNMPCWHFDEQGCKSRTADGKTGQICATCMFYRKRQGDEVIQLADSFMSMVWSIRLYRKRLQESEMKYRSLFDSGPDPIFVVDCNTDLILDANPRAEELYEYGSGELLGMSFLKLGHDQVRECLASLDDAGTTSGCVYYPKILHYKKGERPFYVNMHACPISYSGAHAIIVAVTDITEMMEKDAQLVQAAKMKTLGEMSAGIAHEINQPLNAIKMGSEYLNLLIEQNMEVTEAQIRDMATEISQQVDRATDIINNLRAFGKKSGLVMEMVDMNEPIRGVLSIIGRQFSIQRINIRLELGSDLPPIKGHNNRLQQVFFNLLNNARDAIQEKMESEPGIWGDILVRTYVQDGRVNASFTDNGPGIPDGVRNKIFEPFFTTKQTGKGMGLGLAITYGIVRDYGGTITIDSKPGEGTTFILSFPTADMEIPSFTPTRMQA
- the fdhE gene encoding formate dehydrogenase accessory protein FdhE, translated to MNLHRRTIMLPAEKAQDLLAKRTAACRAKGVLPSDLLDLVSNVHALQLAAREQAQINLPEIPSDPLRHVQGAPLIERSAFPHDRAQALELFSKLVDTVSAINQPLAGACEVLSAAVADKNLDLDQAMQAHLRGDENFFTTWAGRTPMTPRMLPMLIQAAMTPSIERAAELLSASLDPSTTWPHGHCPVCGGLPIMSDLREKEGFRFNICGFCHAEYRAIRMQCPYCLETDPAKLEFYDAKEEPGFRINACKSCNMYIKVTDFRAMDRRSLPLIDDLESLSLDILARKKNLKRPTLSAWGF
- a CDS encoding transposase; this encodes MNFQEFEKIVKNENSAKKYLLQFCWKNHQRFCPKCRARKLYALRQGRKRCSRCGYTFHDFSQRFVNNGNLTCQQWLRLIKLFELEAPTGRVAEQLNVSYNTAYKSVTTLRMAIMAHSLDARLIFRSIEGLDFGKSGKFHLDMSSKSSTRMPVFGIVERGPHVFVDLIPELDGDSIVHFKMNFHLKTASLGKIIYTDKFKQYAALLTGGSHLSSVYNIRHADKGLCIDSTKGFWSFSKDWFRRLKGISPRNFPLYIKELEFRYNHKNEDIFPILAEFLCAWVPDFEE
- a CDS encoding molybdenum cofactor guanylyltransferase translates to MIGVVLAGGKSSRLGQDKTAVTYQGETLLERSARLLGACCDRVFVSCRDPRIVPPGLAVIEDETERVGPLGGITTVLRRLDGPICVLACDLPFMERRFLDALLAARETRPVECVMTAWQQRETGFIESLVAIYEPAALPLLEEGIAAGHFKLSRLVPPRLRHTLVYGPEDSRFFFNVNYPRDLGQLRPDLTSA
- a CDS encoding TlpA family protein disulfide reductase gives rise to the protein MTVFRLLVFVVLVAMASPALGGPVTVGDRILDLHLPVPADEAAQAELGVQGKKTFSLADLKADLIFLEVVGIYCPFCVKQAPGFKTLHGRLNKGKLKGRVAMFALAAGATEEEVKKLVGTGQYLFPVISDPDFAAHKALGDPLTPYTLVCRPDGTILYSHLGVVDDVNDLYQQIKGFLD